One segment of Coffea arabica cultivar ET-39 chromosome 7c, Coffea Arabica ET-39 HiFi, whole genome shotgun sequence DNA contains the following:
- the LOC113699967 gene encoding protein DETOXIFICATION 27-like, which produces MSNNKTTAEAENETKVPLLDYSSKGIVGEEANEDQSLARRTWIESKKLWRIVGPAIFSRIASYSMFVVSQAFAGHLGDLELAGLSIASSVICGFDFGLLLGMASALETLCGQAFGAKKYYMLGVYLQRSWIVLLLCGVFTLPLYIFATPVLKLLGQPDDVAELSGTVALAFIPLHFSFTLQFPLQRFLQSQLKNNVIAWVNLVAFCIHVVLSWLFVYKLHFGLMGACVILNISWWLIVIGLLAYVFCGGCPQTWAGFSFEAFSGLWEFLKLSASSGVMLCLENWYYRILIVMTGNLQNAEIAVDALSICMNVNGWEMMIPLGFFAGTGVRVANELGAGNGKGAKFATIVAVTQSIVIGLFFWLLLIFFHGEIAYLFTTSPPVLEAVHQLSILLAFTVLLNSVQPILSGVAVGSGWQSYVAYINLGCYYLIGVPMGSVMGWVFHFGVMGIWAGMIFGGTAIQTAILAIITARCDWEKEAEKANNRVDKWSKPSHT; this is translated from the exons ATGTCAAACAATAAAACTACAGCAGAAGCAGAGAATGAAACAAAAGTCCCATTACTGGACTATTCATCAAAAGGTATAGTAGGAGAAGAAGCAAATGAAGATCAAAGTCTTGCACGCAGAACTTGGATTGAATCCAAGAAACTATGGCGAATTGTTGGTCCCGCCATCTTCAGCCGCATCGCTTCCTACTCCATGTTCGTTGTTTCCCAAGCCTTCGCTGGCCACCTTGGTGATCTTGAGCTCGCTGGCTTATCCATTGCTAGCAGTGTCATTTGTGGCTTCGATTTTGGCCTCTTG cttGGGATGGCAAGTGCATTGGAAACTCTATGTGGGCAAGCTTTTGGAGCAAAGAAATACTACATGTTGGGCGTATATTTACAACGATCGTGGATAGTTCTTCTCTTATGTGGAGTTTTCACGTTACCTTTGTACATATTTGCAACTCCAGTTTTGAAGCTGCTGGGACAACCTGATGATGTTGCTGAGCTTTCTGGGACGGTGGCCTTAGCTTTTATACCACTCCACTTCAGCTTTACTCTTCAGTTCCCTCTGCAGAGATTCTTGCAGAGTCAGCTGAAGAATAATGTGATTGCCTGGGTGAATTTAGTTGCATTCTGTATTCATGTGGTCTTGAGCTGGCTGTTTGTTTACAAGCTCCATTTCGGATTGATGGGGGCTTGCGTTATTTTGAATATTTCTTGGTGGCTTATTGTAATTGGTTTGCTTGCTTACGTTTTCTGTGGTGGTTGTCCTCAAACATGGGCTGGCTTTTCCTTTGAAGCATTTTCTGGTCTTTGGGAATTTCTAAAACTCTCTGCTTCTTCTGGGGTCATGCTATG TTTGGAGAATTGGTACTACAGGATACTCATCGTGATGACTGGAAATTTGCAGAACGCAGAGATTGCAGTTGATGCACTGTCTATTTG CATGAACGTCAATGGATGGGAGATGATGATTCCTCTGGGATTCTTTGCAGGAACAGG AGTAAGGGTTGCAAATGAATTGGGAGCTGGTAATGGGAAAGGAGCCAAGTTTGCAACAATTGTAGCAGTAACACAATCAATAGTGATTGGTCTATTCTTCTGGCTACTGCTTATATTCTTCCACGGTGAAATCGCCTATTTATTCACTACCAGCCCACCTGTGTTAGAAGCAGTACACCAGCTCTCAATTCTCTTAGCTTTCACTGTTCTCCTCAATAGCGTGCAGCCCATTCTTTCAG GGGTTGCTGTTGGCTCTGGATGGCAATCGTACGTGGCATACATAAACTTGGGTTGCTACTATTTAATTGGCGTGCCGATGGGATCTGTGATGGGATGGGTTTTCCATTTTGGAGTAATG GGTATATGGGCTGgaatgatttttggtggaactGCAATTCAAACTGCGATTTTGGCCATCATAACAGCTCGGTGTGACTGGGAGAAAGAG GCAGAAAAGGCAAATAATCGTGTAGACAAGTGGTCCAAACCAAGTCACACTTGA